The following DNA comes from Plasmodium coatneyi strain Hackeri chromosome 9, complete sequence.
GTTTGCACGATGACGGTTCTACCATCAGGTAGGCCCTCttaagaggaagaaatgtgTAACCATCcgttggaggaaaaaacccCAATTACCGTAACTATtgaagggagggaaggaaatccAAACTTCCAATCACGACGTCACCATcccaaaaaggaacacactGATCCTCGcgcacaaaatgggaaacacCCAAATGGCGCTCCTCCACTCCGCTGTCTACTTACGAAGTGTCATCCTCACGAAGAACTTTAACTTCTTCCacaatatttttacttttaatttAAGCTGCACTATTTACTGTTAAATACTTTTCTACCcttttggcaaaaaaaaaaaaaaatttttaacgtTACATGCAAAGAAGCATGTATgaacttttctttcccaGGACAAACTGGAAATAACACCATACAGTTATAGTTTGCACAGGTGTGTGCAAATGCAAAGAGGTCTAATTATTTTGTTAACTCATCTACAATCAATGATGAATGGCTTCTAGTGAagcctaaaaaaaaaaaaaaaaattcatactATTATATGAAGATAGGTTACATAATAGtcgtacgaaaaaaaagcaaaaaaattaaaaaaaaaaaaaaaaaactaaattttagttctttttttcttcttttattttgttttgctttcttttctttttttttttttttcccttaagaTGCATTCGCTTTATTGTAAACTTCGATGTGTCTCATGTAAGAAAAATAGCAGATGATAACATGATAAAAAAGTTATGGGCATCGATACAGCCTCACAACTTAGATATCCTTggttctgtttttttttttttacggtATTTTCgataccattttttttcgttttatttttttttttatgcacatatttatttatgttacATTACAACCGTGTGTGTTGGTTGAATGGTTCCCAATGTCCGTTCCTCCAATGGGACGAAAACTGGTAATACCATTTTTTAACACAATGCGATTGCAAAGTTGTATaaataaggcaaaaaaaataaacctttttttcttcctcttcttcttccttgttTGGGTCTCTTTTTCCTGGGAGATTGGTGCTAAAATGGggtttttcctcttcagtTTTCTCTTCCGAACTGTCACACTTAACCACCGAAACCATATAATGTTCTTCCTTGTCTTTTCAACGAGTACACAATGTCCATAGCAGTGACAGTCTTTCTCTTTGCGTGTTCAGTGTACATGATGGAATCTTTAATTACGTTTTCTAGGAAAACTTTTAACACTCCTCTGATTTCTTCGTATATCAAACCGGAGATACGCTTCACACCACCTCTTCTGGCCAAACGTCTGATGGCTGGTTTGGTGATACCTTGAATGTTATCTCTTAAAATCTTTCTGTGCCTCTTGGCTCCTCCCTTTCCCAATCCTTTGCCTCCCTTTCCGCGTCCTGACATTTTCGC
Coding sequences within:
- a CDS encoding Histone H4 — translated: MSGRGKGGKGLGKGGAKRHRKILRDNIQGITKPAIRRLARRGGVKRISGLIYEEIRGVLKVFLENVIKDSIMYTEHAKRKTVTAMDIVYSLKRQGRTLYGFGG